The segment AGCGCGAGAAGCGCGAACTGTCCCAACCCCGGGCTGCGCTTGACCAACGGGGCCACGATGCCCACGCCCTCGGTGATGTTGTGCAGCGTGAAGCCCAAGATCAGGAACGTGCCCAACGCGCCTTCTCCGAGGGCAAAAGCCGCGCCGATGGCCAGGCCTTCTCCGAGGTTGTGCAGCCCGATCCCCGTGGCGATCCGGTACGACAGACCCAGCGGCTGCTCGTCCGTCTTGCGCTTGCCGCCAAGGGCCAGCAACACGCCGACCGACAACAGGGCAATCAGGGCTACGGCGGGCGTGCCTTGCCAGAAGGCAGGTAAAGCGGCTGCAAACTCCTGGGCATCGAGCCAGGTGCCAATCGCCAAGTAGACCAGCAGGCCCACGGTCAGGGACAAAATGAAGTTCATGGCCCCGCCACTCAGGCGGCGCATCCACGGAAACCACAGCATCCCGAGCAGCACTGGTACCACACCGACGTACAAGCCGACCAACCCGAAGCGGACAAACAGGCTGCCGTCGAGTTGAGGCGTCAGGGTTGCGACTGGAACTTCGGCCTCGAAGATGCTGCCGAGATTGCTGAGCAGGGCTATCTTATGTGCCTCGCCCTCGACCCACGGGTACGGAATAGTCAGGGTGGTGGAGCCCAGGCGCGGGATGGGGCCGGGAGGATCCGCAGTAAAGGCCCAGAACGCGTCATCCACCATCACCTGCGGAATGGTCATGGCCTGCGGGCCATCGTTGACGACCTGTACCCGCATCACGCCGCGCTCGGGCAGCGTGATGCGGCCAATGTTGACCTGCTCAATGGGCGGCCCAGTCAACGACTTCAGGCCCCCGCCAGTTGCGACGAGGTAAGCAAGCACGGCCCCGAGCAGCAAAATGGGCAGGATGGCCAGGCCCCACAGGCTGCTGGCGCTCGCGGTCTTCACCGGAATGTCTGTGCTCATACGCCTTGCCCCTTGGCGGTGCTGCCCTGCGTGGCGCGGCGATCCCAGGCGGCGTCCAGCCCCACTTCTTTCAGGGCGGCAGCGTAGTTGGCCCCCTCGACCACGTTAAACAGGCCCATCCAACCCAACTCGGTGAATTCGCTGATGTGCGGGTGGAACATGAACTGGCCCGCGAATTTATAGCGAAATTCCAGAATGCCGCGCTGGCCCTGCCCCTGCGTGATGGTGTCTACGATGCGGCTGGTGGGATCAAGGGTGGTACCAGTGTCGTAGTAGTTGAAGAAATTGGCGTGCAGGTGAAAGCCGTTGATCAGGTCGAATTCAATGATGTTGATCAAGTAGATGCGGATCAGTTCGCCTTTCTTGACCGGGATAGGCCGGCGCGCGAATTCGAAGCCCACGGTGTTGACCGCGTAGACCTCGTTGCCACCATCGAAATTGGTGTCGAAGGCATTTTGCAGCATCATGAATTCGCGGGCGGGCGGCCGCCCCCCTTTGGGATCGACGATGAACGCGCCGTACATGCCCTTGTGGACATGGCGCTTGAGGCTGGTCGCGTGGCAGTGATAAAGGTGGCACCCGAACGGCTCGGCGTCGAACTCGTAGACGAACGTTCCGCCGGGCTGAATCTCACCAGGGCCTGCGCCGGGGACGCCATCCATCTCGGCGGCATGTACCCCGTGAAAGTGAATGGTGTGCGGGTGCGAGCTGTGGTTTAGGAAGGTAATCCGCAGCCGGTCGCCCTCGGTGCAGCGCAGGGTCGGCCCGGGCACCCGTCCGTTGTAGGTCCAGGCCGGGAAGAAGATGCCTGGCGCAATCTCGATCTCTTTTTCCTGCGCGGTGATGGTGTACTCGCGGAGGGTTTGGCCGCCCGGCAGCCGGCTGACTTTGCCCGTGTCCCAGTCGGTCAGCACTTGCATGGGGTCAAAACCGTTGCGGACGTGATCCACGGTGCCGACCATTAGGTTGCCGCCGTGCCCGCCATGACCTTTAGGCGTGGCGGGTGGGGTGGCTGGTGCCGCCGCCATTTGGGAGTGATCCATCCCAGCGGGCATGGGCGCTTGACCGAAGGCCTGAGCACCGACCAAGGCGGCGGCGCTGCCGGCGCCCACCCGCAGGATGTCCCGGCGGGAGAGGAGCGATTGGAACCAGCGGCTCATTTTGAGGTGCTCCGAAAAAAGGAACGCATGAAAGACATACTTATATATTAGGTCTGCCTAAAAAAAAGTCAAGCTCTTTCTTACTTTATTTTTGGGGAAAGCTACACCCCACTTTGCTGAAGCACTTTTTCTGTTTTCAACCTTGATTTCTAGGGGATTAAAGGCCCCAAAGAACAGCACCAACGTTGTGAATCTCAAGGACTATGGCCCGTAGAGGCCGTGAGCTGGCAGGCCAGCAGACTCCCGTCTTGACTTTTTAGGGTGCCCTAACTATTTTATTTGTGTATCCTAATTTAGATGATCTGGAATGTGCAGTTACAGCATCAGAGCCCTGATCCCACTGCCGAATCGGCAGCCAGAGTTCGAAATCCCCCTGCAAGAAAGAGGACAATATGACCCCAGGAACACTTAATCATCAGACTCTTGAACTCAGGACGTTAGTGCGCACTGCTCTCGCTCACCTGCCTCACTCTTCTCTCGTCCTGTTGAGAGTCGTGTATGGCCTGGCTTGGGTCATGGCCGGCATTACGAAAGAAATCGACAAACACTGGTGGAGTCAGCCTGGAGTGTTCCTGCAGCAATACCTGCTGGAAGCAATTGAAAAGCCACACGTCATGGAACCCTACAGATACTTTCTAAAGAACTTTGTGTTAGATCATGTCCTACTGTTTAACTATGCAATTCCCGTCGCGCAGGTAACCGCAGGATTATTGATCCTTATTGGGCTTTACGCATTACCTTCGATCATTGTGTGTTTGTTTATGCATATGAATTTCATTCTTTCTGGCAACATGAATGAGATCAGCCTCTTCCTTTACACTGCTGCATTCGTGCTTCTTATCGGCTGGAGAAGCGCAAGGAAGATCAGCATAGATGCTTATTTTAGACCTGTTCCAGCAGGACAGCCGGCACGTGTAGATTTTGAAGACGAAGCTCGAAGCCTCTCTTCTACCTGTTCCGCCATATCCACCCCTCCTACTGAGTAGTCACGCTTGAAGAAAGGAGGCTGCGCAGTCCCTAAGAACCT is part of the Deinococcus sp. QL22 genome and harbors:
- a CDS encoding ZIP family metal transporter — translated: MSTDIPVKTASASSLWGLAILPILLLGAVLAYLVATGGGLKSLTGPPIEQVNIGRITLPERGVMRVQVVNDGPQAMTIPQVMVDDAFWAFTADPPGPIPRLGSTTLTIPYPWVEGEAHKIALLSNLGSIFEAEVPVATLTPQLDGSLFVRFGLVGLYVGVVPVLLGMLWFPWMRRLSGGAMNFILSLTVGLLVYLAIGTWLDAQEFAAALPAFWQGTPAVALIALLSVGVLLALGGKRKTDEQPLGLSYRIATGIGLHNLGEGLAIGAAFALGEGALGTFLILGFTLHNITEGVGIVAPLVKRSPGLGQFALLALVAGGPAILGTWIGGFAFNPVLATIFLAIGLGAILQVIWEVGRLVIRNTGKLGLPVAGWSNLGGFTVGVALMYFTAFLVKF
- a CDS encoding multicopper oxidase domain-containing protein, giving the protein MSRWFQSLLSRRDILRVGAGSAAALVGAQAFGQAPMPAGMDHSQMAAAPATPPATPKGHGGHGGNLMVGTVDHVRNGFDPMQVLTDWDTGKVSRLPGGQTLREYTITAQEKEIEIAPGIFFPAWTYNGRVPGPTLRCTEGDRLRITFLNHSSHPHTIHFHGVHAAEMDGVPGAGPGEIQPGGTFVYEFDAEPFGCHLYHCHATSLKRHVHKGMYGAFIVDPKGGRPPAREFMMLQNAFDTNFDGGNEVYAVNTVGFEFARRPIPVKKGELIRIYLINIIEFDLINGFHLHANFFNYYDTGTTLDPTSRIVDTITQGQGQRGILEFRYKFAGQFMFHPHISEFTELGWMGLFNVVEGANYAAALKEVGLDAAWDRRATQGSTAKGQGV
- a CDS encoding TQO small subunit DoxD — translated: MTPGTLNHQTLELRTLVRTALAHLPHSSLVLLRVVYGLAWVMAGITKEIDKHWWSQPGVFLQQYLLEAIEKPHVMEPYRYFLKNFVLDHVLLFNYAIPVAQVTAGLLILIGLYALPSIIVCLFMHMNFILSGNMNEISLFLYTAAFVLLIGWRSARKISIDAYFRPVPAGQPARVDFEDEARSLSSTCSAISTPPTE